The window CCACTACTACCTCGTCTCCCACGAACTGAAAACGCCCCTGATCTCCATCCGCGGCTTCGCCAACCTGCTCCAGGAGTTCCACGCCGGCGACCTGCCCGAGGAGGCCCAGGAGTATCTGCAGCGGATGATCCAGAACGTGGACCAGATGGAGCGTCTCATCAACAACCTCCTCCTAATCTCCAGGCTGCGAGCGGATGAGCAGGAGATGGAGCTTGTCAACATCGCAGATGTGGTGGAGGAGGCCATCTGGGAACAGCAGTACCTGATCCAGGAAAAACGGGCGACCGTGACCGTTGCTCCTTTTCTCCCAACGGTGTACTGCCAGCGCAATCTCCTGGTGACGGTGTTCAGCAATCTGATCGGCAATGCGTTGAAGTACTCTCGTCCAGGTGTGCCCCCGGAGATCTCCGTCGGCTACAGCCCGGAGGAAATCTTCCACAAGTTCTGGGTGCGCGACAACGGGATCGGCATCGCGCCGAAGGATCGACCGAAGTTGTTCAAGATGTTCTCCCGATTGGGGAACAAGCGGGGCGTTCCGGGTAGTGGACTCGGCCTGGCTATCGTGAAGCGGATTGTGGAGGTCCACGGCGGCGAGATCTG of the candidate division KSB1 bacterium genome contains:
- a CDS encoding HAMP domain-containing histidine kinase, with translation MQAAMGEISVDDGKLQQRLGKLEKEVQRLRRELRLKRRELEAKEEELLSHYYLVSHELKTPLISIRGFANLLQEFHAGDLPEEAQEYLQRMIQNVDQMERLINNLLLISRLRADEQEMELVNIADVVEEAIWEQQYLIQEKRATVTVAPFLPTVYCQRNLLVTVFSNLIGNALKYSRPGVPPEISVGYSPEEIFHKFWVRDNGIGIAPKDRPKLFKMFSRLGNKRGVPGSGLGLAIVKRIVEVHGGEIWVKSRYGRGSCFYFTLAKGQPAHHPTHKTERSSP